Proteins from one Euwallacea similis isolate ESF13 chromosome 13, ESF131.1, whole genome shotgun sequence genomic window:
- the LOC136412995 gene encoding uncharacterized protein yields the protein MASVLLYSILACVLLYGIPTIAFNHDVVKHPHHRHAEGHHHHHSRHGHKGLAARDSNSTATNATASDAPASNSTASNSTASNATVNSTTDSTPTTNASLCLSSSEQELITFMKWLNNTKDLRLLYELAPPSVKSQYSGVSVTNSGNVTILNGTVSIALDALYHEYAEYKIIEYYARVFGVLFWTPGFLASEYGANIAKIILQAFIGGRNSTGNFVDNIDNVVSINSSWPNINLTNWENWLLPSKIVNNVQHVEHAIEGGITNFVHNVTNFLGLKKHA from the exons ATGGCCTCAGTGCTACTGTATAGTATTTTAGCCTGTGTGCTCCTCTACGGAATTCCCACCATTGCATTTAACCATGATG TGGTAAAGCATCCCCATCACAGACATGCAGAGGGACACCATCACCACCATTCCAGGCACGGCCATAAAGGATTGGCAGCAAGAGACTCCAACTCAACAGCTACCAATGCAACCGCCAGCGATGCACCCGCCAGCAACTCAACCGCCAGCAATTCAACTGCCAGCAATGCAACCGTCAACTCCACCACCGACTCCACTCCCACCACTAATGCCAGTCTTTGCCTTTCCAGCTCTGAGCAAGAGCTGATTACTT TTATGAAATGGTTGAATAACACCAAGGATCTTCGGTTACTTTACGAGTTGGCCCCGCCGTCAGTAAAATCGCAGTATTCTGGCGTCAGCGTCACCAATTCCGGTAATGTCACCATTTTAAATGGGACTGTCTCCATTGCTTTGGACGCCTTGTACCATGAATATGcagaatataaaataattgagtATTACGCAAGGGTTTTCGGGGTTTTATTTTGGACCCCCGGATTTTTGGCCTCGGAATATGGGGCCAACATAGCAAAGATTATTCTTCAAGCTTTCATTG GAGGGCGCAACAGTACTGGAAATTTCGTTGACAATATAGACAATGTGGTTTCCATTAATAGTTCTTGgccaaatattaatttgaccAATTGGGAAAATTGGCTATTGCCTTCGAAAATTGTTAACAACGTTCAGCATGTAGAGCATGCAATTGAGGGAGGAATTACCAATTTCGTTCATAACGTCACAA ATTTTCTTGGACTTAAAAAACATGCGTGA
- the Ir76b gene encoding glutamate receptor ionotropic, delta-2, giving the protein MGLAEVIVPVLASLCLNYKCENVTGGQSFYLEKDGNGTSVSKAVLRPRSYIDLKELREQIKYETFVVTTLSNGPLSGYTKKNGSYVGRGVAFDVFNIIQKVYGFNYVVVPPNSTSFDPEEEDGLRPLLINGRVDVVVAFLPEKYNDQVNYSKPLDIAEWRVLMKRPKESATGSGLLAPFTATVWSLIIISLLGVGPILWLIIIFRARMCKDDNDIVFSLPACMWFVYGALLKQGSTLNPRTDSSRILFSTWWIFITILTAFYTANLTAFLTLSQFTLPISEPKDISRKNYKWITNKGNGIIEQLSSSNSSLLYDIGRPLRKVNEENEYDILTQYVTEMNHMYIREKSILETIMYEDYKNKTRHGVDEPKRCTYVLTQFPVCKFPRSFAFRRGFKYIALFNSAIQQLMQAGIIEFKHTQFLPDTVICPLNLGSKERRLRNSDLAMTYMIVGGGLVVSTIIFAIELIIQFLKKHQCCKKRRINNISFKSSGVFSTGLNTEFNSRNQKNFEAPFVTPPPSYHTLFSHPPIMPGLHYRKKTINGREYWVVNDKQGGTSLIPQRAPSALLFQFTN; this is encoded by the exons atgggATTAGCGGAAGTAATTGTACCAGTGCTTGCATCTTTATGTCTTAATTACAAGTGTGAGAATGTTACAG GTGgtcaaagtttttatttagagAAAGATGGAAATGGCACATCTGTCTCAAAAGCTGTTCTAAGGCCTCGATCCTATATCGACTTGAAGGAGTTACGAGAACAGATCAAATATGAGACTTTTGTGGTGACCACCCTatca AACGGTCCCCTTAGTGGTTACACTAAAAAAAACGGATCGTATGTGGGAAGAGGAGTGGCTTTCGACGTCTTcaatattatacaaaaagtCTATGGCTTCAATTACGTTGTGGTGCCGCCAAATTCCACCAGTTTTGATCCCGAAGAAGAAGACGGATTGCGGCCTTTGCTGATTAATGGG CGAGTTGATGTGGTAGTAGCATTTCTGCCTGAGAAATATAACGATCAAGTTAACTACTCTAAACCTTTGGATATAGCTGAATGGAGGGTTTTGATGAAGCGACCTAAAGAGTCAGCCACAg GATCGGGGCTGTTAGCACCCTTTACTGCGACAGTATGGTCGTTAATTATAATTTCCCTTTTGGGGGTGGGTCCCATTCTCTGGCTAATAATCATTTTTCGGGCCAGAATGTGTAAGGACGACAATGACATAGTCTTTTCTTTGCCCGCATGCATGTGGTTTGTGTACGGTGCTTTATTAAAGCAAGGATCTACTTTAAATCCGAGGACTG attcGTCTCGCATTTTGTTCTCAACTTGGTGGATTTTTATTACGATTCTTACTGCTTTTTACACCGCAAACTTGACTGCTTTTCTCACGTTATCCCAATTCACTCTGCCAATCAGCGAACCCAAGGATATTAGCAGAAAAAACTACAAGTGGATTACCAATAAGGGGAATGGGATTATCGAGCAGCTTTCATCTAGTAATTCCTCTTTGCTATACGACATTGGTCGTCCTCTAAGGAAG gtaaatgaagaaaatgagtACGACATTTTAACTCAATACGTTACTGAGATGAACCACATGTACAtcagagaaaaatcaattttggaAACTATCATGTACGAGGATTACAAGAACAAAACCAGGCATGGAGTTGATGAACCCAAAAGGTGCACTTATGTGCTAACACAATTTCCTGTGTGTAAATTTCCCAGATCATTTGCCTTTCGGCGCGGATTTAAATATATTGCCCTCTTTAACTCCGC TATCCAGCAGCTCATGCAGGCCGGAATCATCGAGTTCAAGCACACGCAGTTTCTGCCAGACACCGTGATATGTCCATTAAACCTGGGAAGCAAAGAACGAAGGCTTCGCAATTCTGATCTCGCTATGACTTACATGATCGTTGGAGGAGGATTGGTGGTCTCCACTATAATATTTGCAATTGAGCTGATCAtccaatttttaaagaaacaccAGTGTTGCAAAAAGCGACGCATAAACAATATATCTTTTAAGAGCAGTGGAGTATTCAGCACAGGCCTTAATACAGAATTTAATTCGAGGAAccaaaagaattttgaagCACCGTTTGTGACGCCACCTCCTTCGTACCACACTTTGTTCAGTCATCCGCCCATCATGCCGGGGCTTCATTACAGGAAGAAAACCATAAATGGCAGGGAATACTGGGTGGTAAATGACAAGCAGGGCGGAACATCTCTTATACCGCAAAGAGCACCTTCGGCTTTGCTGTTTCAGTTCAccaattaa
- the LOC136413286 gene encoding LOW QUALITY PROTEIN: nose resistant to fluoxetine protein 6-like (The sequence of the model RefSeq protein was modified relative to this genomic sequence to represent the inferred CDS: deleted 1 base in 1 codon) produces MTSPNIYLLLVVLSTLGHPCFGQAVLVGSGHFLEDLINQVANSELKDQIREVVSEKCSQQSDWFFENLGNLTDDGMWALRMIDASAKIPAGLLKLNLGGWMGNFEQCLEITSSKRGIKGNYCLGTMYIDIDEVFNSIITVRNIYLKSIINLSLHIAGPLMLRKLKLFSERKSGFQDQYPIAAYPSFGICIPDGCTADDLKSVVELLNLNFSLPFECQTIETANPPLTTKAWCVIAFFAVIVLLMALSTLYDVYCHEEPAHITLTAFSVYTNGKKLLKVQKNQTELSCLNGIRVLSMIWVIAGHSLSITITGPVSNALDVLKYLDATKSMIFVSAVHSVDTFLMVTGLLVVYTYMKYRETGKRFNIFSFYFHRYIRLTPPFFAVILVSMSLLQYLGSGPHWSFIVNYFQGFCEKSWWSSLLYLQNYINVQQWCVGQTWYLNIDWQLYLLSPIFLLALSWRPTIGTSLLGLALAVFMAIPFYVTWTYKLPAIVSNLYGDTMNFQNLYYLKTHTRAAPWFVGALIGYAIAKLRLKKVKITIKAPLAIAIWIMVLTLIPVCIFMGHEDLRSQNYNKYGNAFYNSFVRPVWASCVGWIAFACSCGYGGIINKFLSMPIFEILNKFTYSIYLLHVTMLYMIIYASKTPTYFSFFHVAYSFWGIAMLTLALSVFWVLAFESPIIVIENWLIGRHLRSNQKAAIQESA; encoded by the exons ATGACCTCTCCAAACATTTATCTGCTTTTGGTGGTTCTTTCGACCCTCGGTCACCCATGCTTCGGTCAAGCGGTGCTGGTGGGCAGTGGCCATTTTCTTGAAGACCTTATAAATCAAGTTGCAAATTCGGAATTAAAAGACCAAATTCGGGAAGTTGTAAGTGAAAAGTGTTCTCAACAGAGCGATTGGTTTTTTGAGAACTTGGGCAATTTGACAGACGATGGAATGTGGGCCTTGCGAA TGATTGATGCGAGCGCCAAAATTCCTGCAGGACTTCTGAAACTGAATTTAGGGGGATGGATGGGCAATTTTGAGCAATGCTTGGAAATCACGAGCAGCAAGCGCGGGATTAAGGGCAACTATTGTTTGGGCACCATGTATATTGATATTGATGAAGTCTTCAATAGCATTATCACCGtaagaaacatttatttgaagTCGATCATAAATTTATCATTACACATCGCAGGG CCTCTAATGCTAAGAAAACTGAAGCTTTTCTCTGAGAGGAAATCTGGGTTTCAAGACCAATATCCAATTGCCGCTTATCCATCTTTTGGGATTTGCATTCCAGATGGGTGCACTGCAGATGATCTGAAAAGCGTAGTTGAGTtgctaaatttgaatttttccttgCCTTTTGAGTGTCAAACCATCGAAACCGCGAATCCACCCTTGACCACAAAGGCTTGGTGTGTCAt AGCATTTTTTGCTGTAATTGTTCTCCTAATGGCTCTGTCCACACTATATGATGTGTACTGCCATGAGGAACCGGCGCATATAACCCTAACAGCCTTCTCAGTCTATACCAATGGTAAAAAGCTCCTAAAAGTGCAAAAGAATCAAACGGAATTGTCCTGTTTGAATGGAATTCGGGTGCTAAGTATGATATGGGTGATTGCAGGGCATTCTCTTTCAATCACGATTACTGGGCCTGTGTCCAATGCTCTGGACGTTCTGAAG TACTTGGACGCAACCAAAAGCATGATTTTTGTCAGCGCAGTCCACTCAGTGGATACGTTCCTTATGGTTACAGGACTTCTCGTGGTGTACACTTACATGAAATATAGAGAAACTGGAAAAAGGTTcaatattttctctttttactTTCACAGGTACATTCG CCTGACACCGCCATTCTTTGCAGTAATTCTAGTCAGCATGTCACTTCTTCAATATCTGGGTTCAGGCCCTCATTGGTCGTTTATTGTAAACTACTTTCAAGGTTTCTGCGAGAAGAGCTGGTGGTCTTCTttgctttatcttcaaaattatataaatgtCCAGCAATGg TGCGTAGGTCAAACATGGTACCTGAATATAGACTGGCAATTGTACTTACTTTCGCCTATATTTTTGCTTGCCTTATCGTGGAGACCGACTATAGGGACTTCATTGTTGGGGCTGGCTTTAGCAGTTTTTATGGCAATTCCTTTTTATGTAACTTGGACTTATAAATTGCCGGCCATAGTGTCCAATTTATATGG GGACACCatgaactttcaaaatttatactATTTGAAAACTCATACTAGGGCTGCTCCATGGTTTGTCGGAGCTTTGATTGGATATGCCATAGCAAAACTTAGACTTAAGAAGGTCAAAATTACCATTAAGGCT CCTCTAGCAATTGCGATATGGATTATGGTACTAACGTTGATTCCTGTGTGTATTTTCATGGGGCATGAAGATCTTAGATCTCAGAATTACAACAAATACGGAAATGCCTTTTACAACTCGTTTGTTCGTCCTGTTTGGGCGTCTTGTGTTGGGTGGATTGCTTTTGCCTGTTCCTGCGGATATGGAG gGATAATAAACAAGTTCCTATCAATGCCAATATTCGAAATTCTAAACAAATTCACCTATTCGATTTATTTGCTACATGTCACCATGCTGTATATGATAATTTATGCTTCTAAAACGCCTACGTATTTCTCCTTTTTCCATGTG GCGTATTCATTTTGGGGAATTGCTATGTTAACCTTGGCTTTATCAGTATTTTGGGTGTTAGCTTTTGAATCTCCCATAATTGTGATAGAAAATTGGCTTATCGGTCGCCATCTACGGAGCAACCAAAAAGCTGCAATACAG GAAAGTGCATGA